The following are encoded together in the Streptomyces tsukubensis genome:
- a CDS encoding DUF7847 domain-containing protein: MNDTPGWASPGSAPSDGKDQGTPEPAEPADQPHGPDTKWSKEQPPPGQWSAPGSTSPGQNPPPQPPPPGNGGPGGGGGPGGWGGGPAPRPGGGWGGGWGAPPAAAKPGVIPLRPLGVGEILDGAVSTMRAHWRTVLGISLGVAVVTQIVAVLVQGFLLDTGAGADVLSDPSASLDELSRAMGDTLLGSGVIQLITLLGTLVATALLTMVTSRAVLGRSAAIGEAWQDSRPQLLRLLGLTLLVPLICLAIVAVCTLPGILVAVAGSTDAGAALALLGGLVGAVLALWLLIRFSLASPALMLEKQGVFKSMSRSAKLVRGSWWRVLGIQLLATIIAAVVTSIISIPFTLIAAAFSGDNFSSFVDAASDVGWAFLIISAVGSVIAATITFPITAGVTVLLYIDQRIRREALDLELVRAAGLDGQGPGGPLGG, translated from the coding sequence ATGAACGACACTCCGGGCTGGGCCTCGCCCGGATCTGCCCCCTCCGACGGCAAGGACCAGGGCACGCCCGAGCCGGCCGAGCCCGCGGACCAGCCACACGGTCCCGACACGAAGTGGTCGAAGGAGCAGCCACCCCCCGGCCAGTGGTCGGCTCCCGGCTCCACGTCGCCGGGGCAGAACCCTCCTCCGCAGCCGCCACCGCCGGGCAACGGCGGTCCAGGCGGGGGCGGCGGCCCCGGGGGCTGGGGCGGGGGCCCCGCACCGAGGCCCGGGGGCGGTTGGGGCGGCGGATGGGGAGCGCCACCCGCGGCGGCGAAGCCCGGAGTCATCCCGCTGCGTCCGCTCGGCGTCGGCGAAATCCTTGACGGCGCGGTCTCCACGATGCGGGCGCACTGGCGCACCGTCCTCGGAATCTCGCTCGGCGTGGCCGTGGTCACGCAGATCGTCGCCGTCCTGGTCCAGGGCTTCCTCCTGGACACCGGGGCAGGCGCGGACGTCCTCTCCGACCCGTCGGCGTCCCTCGACGAACTGAGCCGCGCCATGGGCGACACCCTGCTCGGCTCGGGCGTCATCCAGCTCATCACGCTCCTCGGCACCCTTGTCGCCACCGCCCTGCTCACCATGGTGACCAGCCGTGCGGTCCTCGGCAGGTCCGCGGCCATCGGAGAGGCGTGGCAGGACTCCAGGCCCCAACTGCTGCGCCTGCTCGGCCTCACCCTGCTCGTACCGCTCATCTGCCTGGCCATCGTCGCGGTCTGCACCCTGCCGGGGATCCTGGTCGCGGTGGCCGGTTCGACGGACGCGGGCGCCGCGCTCGCGCTGCTCGGCGGTCTTGTCGGCGCGGTGCTCGCACTGTGGCTGCTGATCCGCTTCTCTCTTGCTTCTCCCGCCCTGATGCTGGAGAAGCAAGGGGTGTTCAAGTCCATGAGCCGCTCCGCCAAGCTGGTGCGCGGGTCGTGGTGGCGGGTCCTCGGTATCCAGCTCCTGGCCACGATCATCGCCGCCGTCGTCACCTCGATCATCAGTATTCCGTTCACGCTCATCGCGGCGGCGTTCAGCGGCGACAACTTCAGCAGCTTCGTCGACGCGGCCTCCGACGTCGGCTGGGCGTTCCTGATCATCAGCGCGGTCGGCTCCGTGATCGCGGCCACGATCACCTTCCCGATCACCGCCGGGGTCACGGTGCTGCTCTACATCGACCAGCGCATCCGCCGCGAGGCCCTCGACCTGGAACTGGTCCGCGCTGCGGGTCTCGACGGCC
- the mtnA gene encoding S-methyl-5-thioribose-1-phosphate isomerase, translating into MADQQAQSREGRKPSDIPALRWDEPPEGPVLVLLDQTRLPAEEVEVVCTDAPALVQAIRTLVVRGAPVLGIAGAYGVALAAARGFDVEEAADALAGARPTAVNLERGVRRAQRAYRAVLDGGGDVGEAAVAALAEARALHDEDATASEAMAVHGLALLDELLPGGGHRVLTHCNTGALVSGGEGTAFAVALAAHRVGRLRRLWVDETRPLLQGSRLTAYEAARNGMAYTLLTDNAAGSLFAAGEVDAVLIGADRIAADGSVANKVGSYPLAVLAHHHQVPFIVVAPATTVDTGTPDGAAIEVEQRGSHEVTEITAPLVQVAGVEAGGGVPVAPLGTQAYNPAFDVTPPELVTAVVTEHGVISPVTAQALAELCLRSRQVTIS; encoded by the coding sequence ATGGCTGATCAGCAGGCGCAATCCCGTGAGGGCAGGAAGCCGTCGGACATACCCGCGTTGCGGTGGGACGAGCCGCCGGAGGGTCCCGTACTGGTCCTCCTCGACCAGACCAGGCTGCCCGCGGAGGAAGTCGAGGTGGTGTGCACAGACGCGCCGGCTCTGGTGCAGGCGATCCGTACGCTTGTGGTGCGGGGTGCCCCGGTGCTCGGTATCGCGGGGGCCTACGGTGTCGCGCTCGCCGCGGCCCGCGGCTTCGACGTGGAGGAGGCGGCGGACGCGCTCGCCGGGGCGCGGCCCACCGCGGTGAACCTCGAACGCGGGGTGCGCAGGGCTCAGCGGGCGTACCGGGCGGTGCTCGACGGCGGAGGCGACGTGGGGGAGGCGGCTGTCGCCGCGCTGGCGGAGGCACGTGCCCTGCACGACGAGGACGCCACGGCCAGTGAAGCCATGGCGGTGCACGGCCTCGCTCTGCTCGACGAGTTGCTGCCGGGTGGCGGTCACCGGGTGCTCACGCACTGCAACACGGGTGCGTTGGTGTCCGGGGGTGAGGGCACCGCGTTCGCGGTGGCCCTCGCCGCGCACCGGGTCGGGCGGCTGCGGCGGCTGTGGGTGGACGAGACGAGGCCGTTGCTTCAAGGGTCGCGGCTCACCGCGTACGAGGCGGCACGCAACGGAATGGCGTACACCTTGCTCACGGACAACGCGGCGGGTTCGTTGTTCGCGGCGGGGGAGGTGGACGCGGTTCTGATAGGTGCCGACCGGATAGCGGCCGACGGTTCGGTGGCGAACAAGGTCGGCAGTTACCCGCTGGCGGTGCTCGCGCACCACCATCAGGTGCCGTTCATCGTGGTGGCCCCGGCCACGACGGTGGACACGGGGACCCCGGACGGCGCGGCCATCGAGGTCGAGCAGCGGGGCAGTCATGAGGTAACAGAGATCACAGCGCCGCTCGTGCAGGTCGCCGGGGTGGAAGCCGGCGGGGGCGTTCCCGTGGCGCCGCTGGGAACTCAGGCGTACAACCCGGCGTTCGATGTGACACCACCGGAGTTGGTGACGGCCGTCGTCACCGAGCACGGCGTCATTTCACCCGTCACCGCCCAAGCGCTGGCCGAGCTGTGTCTCAGGTCACGTCAGGTAACGATTAGCTAA